The Burkholderia pyrrocinia genome has a segment encoding these proteins:
- a CDS encoding polyamine ABC transporter substrate-binding protein: MRACILRQACSVAALAAAAAFTSVASPSAHAADELNVYNWSDYIAPDTIPNFQKQTGIHVKYDNYDSDDTLQAKLLAGSSGYDIVVPTSNYMAKQIQAGVYQKLDKSKLPNLANLDPLLMKMISDADPGNQYGVPWAYGTDGIGYNAQAVKKALGDKAPVDSWALVFDPANMEKLKSCGVSFLDQAVDVFAATLQYMGKDPNSKNPGDYQAAFEVLKKVRPYITQFNSSGYINDLANNDVCVVLGWSGDVGIAHRRSSEAKRSYDIKFSNPKEGGLLWFDVMVIPKDAPHPEAALKWINYVSDPKVNAAITNTVFYPTANKAAHQFVTPAVAQDPTVYPPEDVLKKMVLMKPMPADILRLENRLWAQLKTGH; this comes from the coding sequence ATGCGTGCCTGCATTCTTCGCCAAGCCTGTTCCGTTGCCGCCCTCGCCGCCGCGGCAGCGTTCACGTCGGTCGCCAGCCCGTCGGCGCATGCCGCCGACGAGCTGAATGTCTACAACTGGTCCGACTACATCGCACCGGACACGATCCCGAACTTCCAGAAGCAGACGGGCATCCACGTCAAGTACGACAACTACGACAGCGACGACACGCTCCAGGCGAAGCTGCTTGCCGGCAGCTCGGGCTACGACATCGTCGTGCCGACGTCGAACTACATGGCCAAGCAGATCCAGGCCGGCGTGTACCAGAAGCTCGACAAGTCGAAGCTGCCGAACCTCGCGAACCTCGACCCGCTGCTGATGAAGATGATCTCGGATGCCGATCCGGGCAACCAGTACGGCGTCCCCTGGGCCTACGGCACGGACGGCATCGGCTACAACGCGCAGGCGGTGAAGAAGGCGCTCGGCGACAAGGCGCCCGTCGACAGCTGGGCACTGGTGTTCGACCCGGCCAACATGGAGAAGCTGAAGAGCTGCGGCGTGTCGTTCCTCGACCAGGCCGTCGACGTGTTCGCCGCCACGCTGCAATACATGGGCAAGGATCCGAACAGCAAGAACCCCGGCGATTACCAGGCTGCGTTCGAAGTCCTGAAGAAAGTCCGCCCGTACATCACCCAGTTCAACTCGTCCGGCTACATCAACGACCTCGCGAACAACGACGTGTGCGTCGTGCTCGGCTGGTCGGGCGACGTCGGTATCGCGCACCGCCGCTCGTCGGAAGCGAAGCGCTCGTACGACATCAAGTTCTCGAACCCGAAGGAAGGTGGCCTGCTGTGGTTCGACGTGATGGTGATCCCGAAGGATGCGCCGCACCCCGAGGCTGCACTGAAGTGGATCAACTACGTGTCCGATCCGAAGGTCAACGCGGCGATCACCAACACGGTGTTCTACCCGACCGCGAACAAGGCCGCGCACCAGTTCGTCACGCCGGCCGTCGCGCAGGACCCGACCGTCTATCCGCCTGAAGACGTGCTGAAGAAGATGGTGCTGATGAAGCCGATGCCGGCCGACATCCTGCGCCTCGAAAACCGTCTGTGGGCGCAGCTGAAAACCGGCCACTGA
- a CDS encoding aspartate aminotransferase family protein: MTYRNESAWIQPAAPAAAPRATQARSTAEYRALDAAHHIHPFSDMGALNRAGSRVIVKADGVYLWDSDGNKVIDGMAGLWCVNVGYGRKELADAAYRQLQELPFYNTFFKTTHPPVIELSAMLAEVTPAGFNHFFYCNSGSEGNDTVLRLVHQYWRVQGKPQKKYVISRRNGYHGSTIAGGTLGGMGYMHEQMPSKVEHIVHIDQPYFFGEAQPGETPEAFGLARAQQLEAKILELGAENVAAFIGEPFQGAGGVIFPPSTYWPEIQRICRKYDILLVADEVIGGFGRTGEWFAHQHFGFEPDLITMAKGLTSGYVPMGAVGIHERVARPIIDNGEFNHGLTYSGHPVAAAVAVANLKLLRDEGIVERVKNDTGPYFQALMRETFARHPIVGEVHGHGLVASLQLAESPAERRRFANGGDVGTICRDFCFNGNLIMRATGDRMLLSPPLVISRPEIDELVSKAKKAVDATAQQLGIS, translated from the coding sequence ATGACTTACCGCAACGAATCTGCCTGGATCCAGCCGGCCGCGCCGGCCGCCGCGCCGCGCGCGACGCAGGCACGCTCGACCGCCGAATACCGCGCGCTCGACGCCGCGCACCACATCCACCCGTTCTCGGACATGGGCGCGCTGAACCGCGCGGGCAGCCGCGTGATCGTGAAGGCCGACGGCGTCTACCTGTGGGACTCGGACGGCAACAAGGTCATCGACGGGATGGCCGGCCTCTGGTGCGTGAACGTCGGCTACGGCCGCAAGGAACTCGCCGATGCCGCGTATCGCCAGCTGCAGGAACTGCCGTTCTACAACACGTTCTTCAAGACGACGCACCCGCCGGTGATCGAGCTTTCCGCGATGCTCGCGGAAGTGACGCCCGCCGGCTTCAACCACTTCTTCTATTGCAACAGCGGCTCGGAAGGCAACGACACCGTGCTGCGCCTCGTGCACCAGTACTGGCGCGTGCAGGGCAAGCCGCAGAAGAAATACGTGATCTCGCGCAGGAACGGTTATCACGGCTCGACGATCGCCGGCGGCACGCTCGGCGGGATGGGCTACATGCACGAGCAGATGCCGTCGAAGGTCGAGCACATCGTGCACATCGACCAGCCGTACTTCTTCGGCGAAGCGCAGCCGGGCGAGACACCGGAAGCGTTCGGCCTCGCGCGTGCGCAGCAGCTCGAAGCGAAGATTCTCGAACTCGGCGCGGAGAATGTTGCTGCGTTCATCGGCGAACCGTTCCAGGGTGCGGGCGGCGTGATTTTCCCGCCGTCGACCTACTGGCCGGAAATCCAGCGGATCTGCCGCAAGTACGACATCCTGCTCGTTGCCGACGAAGTGATCGGCGGCTTCGGCCGCACCGGCGAATGGTTCGCGCATCAGCACTTCGGCTTCGAGCCGGACCTGATCACGATGGCGAAGGGCCTGACGTCGGGTTATGTGCCGATGGGCGCGGTCGGGATCCACGAGCGGGTGGCGCGGCCGATCATCGACAACGGCGAATTCAACCATGGCCTCACGTACTCGGGCCATCCGGTCGCCGCGGCCGTCGCGGTCGCGAACCTGAAGCTGCTGCGCGACGAAGGGATCGTCGAGCGCGTGAAGAACGATACGGGCCCGTACTTCCAGGCGCTGATGCGCGAAACCTTCGCGCGTCACCCGATCGTCGGCGAAGTGCACGGCCATGGCCTCGTCGCGAGCCTGCAGCTCGCCGAATCGCCGGCCGAACGCCGCCGCTTCGCGAACGGCGGCGACGTCGGCACGATCTGCCGCGACTTCTGCTTCAACGGCAACCTGATCATGCGCGCGACCGGCGACCGGATGCTGCTGTCGCCGCCGCTCGTGATCTCGCGTCCGGAAATCGATGAACTCGTGTCGAAGGCGAAGAAGGCCGTCGATGCAACCGCCCAGCAACTGGGTATTTCGTAA